The Candidatus Methylacidiphilales bacterium genome includes the window GCTTCCTCAACCTGTTCGAAGACCCAGTTGATTGCGCCGGAAGGTCCGTATTTGACGCCCAGATTAATATCCGAATACCGTTTCAGAACCCGGCACGGCCAGTCCACTTCCTCAATTATCGCCCTCGACTCGCGGCATTTGTCCATATCCCCGGGTTTGCCGTCCCGCGGCCCATCGGCAATGACGAGCAAAATTTCAGGGCGCGCTTCGCGAATGCGCTGGAATACCCGGCGAGTCAAATCCGGGCGGTTAAAAATTATAAAGGCGACTGGAACCGCTCTCATGGAGTGGGAATCATTTCCCAAGGTGACCGTTCACTAGAATGTGGCCACATTCAGCAAGTCTTCGGCCAAAACGGAGCCCGGGTTTTTTGGAATCATGCTTCTGGATCTCTGGTATGCCAAACTCCCCATTCCCCGCCAGCGGTGCCGTTCCTGCCATGCTTTTTCCATGGCCGAGTCCAAAAGCGCGACTGTGGGGGCGGCGGCTAGAAAACCATTTTTGCCTTCGAGGATATGTTCCGCATGGCCGGCCACATCCGTCAGCACACAAGGGCGTCCGCATAAAAGGGCTTCCAATACCACCATGGGCATTCCTTCATAGCGGGAGCCTGACAATAGCATGTGATGTCGGGCCCAAAATTGGTCTATATCTTCGATTTGTCCGGCAAAGGTAACCTGTGAAATCCCTAACCTAGCAGCCAATTTTTTAAGGCTTTTTGCGTGCGATCCAGAGCCGGCAAAGGTCACACTGAGTGGGCGCGCTTTCCATTTTTCCAGGGCCAACATGTGCAAAATCAAATCCTGTCCTTTGGCAGGCGGATACAGGCGTGCGACGCACCCCACCCGCCAGATGCCTTCTTCTGCGGGCCATGCAAAAGGAGCGTCATAATTTACTCTGAACGGGTTGCAAATAACACGCGCGTTAGCCAAAGACTCAGCCAAAACGGTTTCGACCCATTCGCGATTTCGTTGTGAAACGAAATAATTTCGCTTTGCATGTTGAAAGCCTTCCCGTAACTGCCTGATCTGGTCGTCGGGAGGCCATATGTGTTCCGCAGCGCATTGCGAAATGCTCACATAGGGCCATTTTCGGCGCAAACAGGGCTCTCCCCAATAATCCACC containing:
- a CDS encoding glycosyltransferase, which gives rise to MKPHIAFVHDISGARASGCQLLWANAACHLSETQAAHVGVCCAPGAAMDMFEFRRLQDLGVPIHVPKSPKGGLARRLLRFTGIWHENTAEEQTFAWLDRFQPDLVVICQSAFIGVDYWGEPCLRRKWPYVSISQCAAEHIWPPDDQIRQLREGFQHAKRNYFVSQRNREWVETVLAESLANARVICNPFRVNYDAPFAWPAEEGIWRVGCVARLYPPAKGQDLILHMLALEKWKARPLSVTFAGSGSHAKSLKKLAARLGISQVTFAGQIEDIDQFWARHHMLLSGSRYEGMPMVVLEALLCGRPCVLTDVAGHAEHILEGKNGFLAAAPTVALLDSAMEKAWQERHRWRGMGSLAYQRSRSMIPKNPGSVLAEDLLNVATF